The following nucleotide sequence is from Pseudoclavibacter endophyticus.
GATCTCGGCATCGACGACCCGCACGTGCTGCCCGTCTCCGCCCTCGAGGGCGACAACATCGTCGATCGCTCCGCGCGCACCCCCTGGTACGACGGTCCAGCGCTCATCGAGCTGCTCGAGGCGCTGCCCGCCGCCGACGAGCTCGAGCGCGAGGCCGCGCCCCTGCGCCTGCCAGTGCAGCTCGTCCTGCGTCCGCAGGGCGGGCTGGCGCCCGACCTCGCGGCCGACGCCGCCGCCGTCGAGCGACTGCGCGACCACCGCGCCGTCGCGGGGCGCATCTCGAGCGGGGCGGTGCGGGTGGGCGACCGCGTCGAGGTGCTCCCGGCCCGTGTCGCCACGACCGTCACCGGCATCCGGACCGCCGGCGTCGAGGTGGATGCCGCGGTCGCGCCGGAGTCGGTTTCGATCGAGTTCGCCGACGACGTCGACGCGGCCCGCGGGGCGCTCGTCGTGGCCGAGGGGTCCCTTCCGGCGACCCGGCGGGACGTCAACGCCGAGCTGTTTCAGCTCGACGCGCGCCCGCTCACACGGGGCGCGAGGGTGCTCGTGAAGCACGGTACGGCGACCGTGCAGGCGCGCGTCGCCGAGATCGAGTCGCGCTACGACCTCGACGCGCTGCGCCACGAGCCCGCCAGCCGCCTCGAGGTGAACGACATCGGCCGTGCCCGGCTGCGGCTGAGCGCCAGCCTGCCCCTCGAACCGTACGGCGAGCACCGCGACCAGGGCTCGTTCATCCTCATCGATCCCGCCGACGGCGCCACCCTGGCGGCCGGCATCGCGCGCGACTGAGCGCAGTCGCTCGGCCCCGCTTCGCAACACCCGACAGAAAGCACCCGCACATGCCCAGCAGCATCCGTACCCACTCGGCGATCGCCGCGGCCGGCGTCATCGCCGCGCTCCTCGCCGGCTGCGCCCCGGCCGCAGCGGCCGACGGGGGCGGGAACGACGGCGGGCCGATCAGCGAGCTGCGCCTGGGCTACTTCGCCAACGCGACCCACGCGCCGGCGCTCGTCGGCCTGCACGGGGGACACTTCGACGCGGCCCTCGGCGACCTCGAGCTCACGGCGCACGCGTTCGGGGCCGGCCCCGCCGCGATCGAGGCGCTCTCGGCCGGCGCCATCGATGTGGCGTACGTCGGCCCGAACCCGGCGATCAACACGTTCATCCAGTCGGGTGGCGAGTCGGTGCGCATCATCGCCGGCGCGGCGAGCGGGGGAGCGGCGCTCGTCGTGCGAGAGGGCATCGAGAGCCCCGCTGACCTCGCCGGCACGATCATCGCCTCGCCGCAGCTCGGCAACACGCAGGACGTCGCCCTGCGCGAATGGCTCGCCGACCAGGGCTTCGAGACCGACCTGTCTGGTCGGGGCGACGTGCGCGTCACCCCGACCGCGAACGCCCAGGCCTTCCGCCTCATTCAGCAGGGTGACCTGGACGGGGCGTGGATGCCCGAGCCGTGGGCCTCGCGGCTGGTGCTCGAGGGAGGCGCGCACGTGCTCGTCGACGAGGCCGAGCTCTGGGACGACGGGGCGTTTCCGACGACGTTGCTCGTCGTGCGCCAGGGATTCCTCGACGC
It contains:
- a CDS encoding ABC transporter substrate-binding protein, encoding MPSSIRTHSAIAAAGVIAALLAGCAPAAAADGGGNDGGPISELRLGYFANATHAPALVGLHGGHFDAALGDLELTAHAFGAGPAAIEALSAGAIDVAYVGPNPAINTFIQSGGESVRIIAGAASGGAALVVREGIESPADLAGTIIASPQLGNTQDVALREWLADQGFETDLSGRGDVRVTPTANAQAFRLIQQGDLDGAWMPEPWASRLVLEGGAHVLVDEAELWDDGAFPTTLLVVRQGFLDAHPEAVKALLEGHLAAVQWIARNPAAAAVAINDAIAAETGAPLGDAVIDRALSHVDFTVDPLAAAFPALIEAGVRQGTQREGSIDGLFDLGPLNDLLATRSQARVSDAGLGAE
- a CDS encoding sulfate adenylyltransferase subunit 1, which encodes MTSPIQPADHAADRVESRARTLFRFATAGSVDDGKSTLVGRLLHDAKAILADQLEQVARTSADRGFTHGEFDFALLTDGLRAEREQGITIDVAYRYFTTGSRSFILADCPGHVQYTRNMVTGATTADAVVVLVDARHGIVDQTRRHLAVVALLRVPHVIIAVNKIDLIGFSRSVFAETEAAARELAADLGIDDPHVLPVSALEGDNIVDRSARTPWYDGPALIELLEALPAADELEREAAPLRLPVQLVLRPQGGLAPDLAADAAAVERLRDHRAVAGRISSGAVRVGDRVEVLPARVATTVTGIRTAGVEVDAAVAPESVSIEFADDVDAARGALVVAEGSLPATRRDVNAELFQLDARPLTRGARVLVKHGTATVQARVAEIESRYDLDALRHEPASRLEVNDIGRARLRLSASLPLEPYGEHRDQGSFILIDPADGATLAAGIARD